The Intestinibaculum porci DNA window GTTGGCGTTTTTAAATCGGCATACTGACTGCGGAAGACATCACTGCCGCGATCACTGCCGGAAGTTTCCCCATAAAGGGCAAAACAGATGGCATCAAAGATCGTGGTCTTGCCGGCTCCGGTTTCCCCAGAAATCAGATAAAGGCCTTGACTATTGAGGCCGGAAAAGTCAATTTCCGTTTTGTCTAAATAAGTAGAAAAGGCCTGCATGACTAATTTAAGTGGTTTCATACGTTGTCCTCCAATAGTGTACTAATAAGCTGAATTTCCTCTTCGTCCGGCTCTCGCATGGTCATATCACGATAGAAATCAATAAATAAATCCAATGCGTTTTTACTTTGGATTTCACTCATCGAATGTTTATCAAAATGCGTTGTCGTGACAATTTGCGGATAACTGATCGATAAAATATGAGGATAATAAGTCCTTAATGTGTCAATGGCATGAGGAATAATTTTCTCATCCGAAAGCTCGGCAGCTAGTAAATCATCATTATGTGCGTCCTGCCGATGAATGAGTTCATCTAAGCTGCCTTTTAGTACCCGGACATCTAAGCTTGGCTTTAAAGGCACAAAGGTGCTTGAGAAATCTTTCGTATCAACGACCAGGAAGCCTTTTTTCTGATGCGCTTCATCAAAAGAGTATTTCGCAAGCGACCCGCTGTAGCGGATCGTTTCGCGGCCAACATACTGCGGAGCATGTAAATGGCCTAAGGCAACGTAATCAAAGGACTCAAAGATCTTTGGATCAATAACTTCTGTGCCGCCCACTGATAAGGTTAACTCAGAATCACTGGTCTGGGCATGATGTCCGACAAACTGATGGGTTACTAAGACTTTCTTGCCTGGCGCGGTTAAATCCTGCTTATCTAAATAATAAGCTAAAGCCACATGATAATTATCTCGAGGGGCCTCAGGGAAGAGCTGATGAACACCAGATGGTTTGATAAATGGTAATAAGTAGAATTTCACATCTTCAATTTCGACATAAGGCATCTGCGCTTTCGCATTGGCGCAAATATAAAGACCTTCTTTTTCGAGAATCGAAGAAGTAAAGTCTAAACGATCCGCACCATCATGATTACCAGCGATCATTAAGACTTTCACATGTAAATCAAGAATTAAAGTGGATAAGAAATCACTTAGTAACGTGACCGCTTCCTGCGATGGAATAGCGCGATCATAAACATCGCCAGCAATAACCACCACCCTAATATCATGATCGCGAATATAAGCTGTTACCTTTTCCAGCAACTCTTTTTGAATATCTAATAAGGCATAGCCATGTAACTGGCGCCCTAAATGTAAGTCCGCTAAATGGATAAACTTCACGAATGCATCCTCCATATATAAATTTCTTTGTCATGTTCCTGAGGTGTAAAAAACTTGCGATGAGTGCTTGGCACCGGTAAGGTTTCGACATATTCAGCCCCTAAGCGGGCAATCGTTTTTTTAGAAGCGATATTATCTGGATCACAGGTAATCAGGACATGATCATAACCCGCTTGACGAATCTCCTTACGCAATAATAAACAGGCTTCATAAGCATAGTGATGACCACGATGAATTTCATCAATGGTATAAGCAATGTGCCCATCATAACGATGCTCTTCATCACTGCCTAACCGAAAAACCAACGTTCCGACCTGCACCGTATTGACAATAATT harbors:
- a CDS encoding exonuclease SbcCD subunit D, with product MKFIHLADLHLGRQLHGYALLDIQKELLEKVTAYIRDHDIRVVVIAGDVYDRAIPSQEAVTLLSDFLSTLILDLHVKVLMIAGNHDGADRLDFTSSILEKEGLYICANAKAQMPYVEIEDVKFYLLPFIKPSGVHQLFPEAPRDNYHVALAYYLDKQDLTAPGKKVLVTHQFVGHHAQTSDSELTLSVGGTEVIDPKIFESFDYVALGHLHAPQYVGRETIRYSGSLAKYSFDEAHQKKGFLVVDTKDFSSTFVPLKPSLDVRVLKGSLDELIHRQDAHNDDLLAAELSDEKIIPHAIDTLRTYYPHILSISYPQIVTTTHFDKHSMSEIQSKNALDLFIDFYRDMTMREPDEEEIQLISTLLEDNV
- a CDS encoding GNAT family N-acetyltransferase, with the protein product MRLVLDEFIEGAIRPGFTPFYIYKIIVNTVQVGTLVFRLGSDEEHRYDGHIAYTIDEIHRGHHYAYEACLLLRKEIRQAGYDHVLITCDPDNIASKKTIARLGAEYVETLPVPSTHRKFFTPQEHDKEIYIWRMHS